One stretch of Legionella birminghamensis DNA includes these proteins:
- a CDS encoding patatin-like phospholipase family protein has product MDDLNLDEVDEKRIMERLSNTPIFANLSQEQYHILLKLSEKVYLKSGSILFNQGDSSDGLYIVIYGHLIAYIPKEKSVKMVGVIKEGETVGELGVFSNRPRTLSVKASQYSLLLKISRSAFIEFWKNFAGVDVQLQITDSIITRSQSVIKLLSTDKLCRHIAIIPATETPIPAHFIEQLKANIQDKHQLMVIEANPLTENKQCIIQDALDQAENQNKTIIFILSDVAILEYYFNILASKEGTIILENIDAIFCIASGHQEPHLNQFASRLLGEMNLPFVSRKELVLLHGKLNALLPEKTSSWLSLSSFTLHHQIRMSYQKDYQRLIRFIIGKPVALVLSGGGAKGWAALGTLKALSEANIDIDAIAGTSAGSLVAAAYALYQDFNIVHQKLLPLTKLGQKSVSFLNLSYPLVSITNGKEFTETIYQIFDNLYAEDLWLPFFSMACNLNTGKEVRDATGLLKDNLRCSCSLPLVFPPMVKNGQLYVDGGLLNNLPVDQMRSLIGKQSYIIAVNQSETAVDHHIYNFPAIVSFKMGILRRIGLKYREWVYPPLLETFLKSLLVGSVAKTAANSKAANLLIEPPMNHLPFLNLKQDKIKQVIDIGYETTKSALGNADITPL; this is encoded by the coding sequence ATGGACGATCTGAACCTTGATGAAGTAGATGAAAAAAGAATTATGGAACGATTGTCAAATACTCCCATATTTGCCAATTTAAGCCAGGAACAATATCACATACTCTTAAAGCTTTCCGAAAAAGTTTATCTGAAAAGCGGCAGCATCCTCTTTAACCAGGGCGATAGTTCCGATGGCTTGTATATTGTCATTTACGGACATCTTATCGCCTATATTCCCAAAGAAAAATCAGTCAAAATGGTAGGCGTAATCAAGGAGGGCGAAACTGTAGGGGAGCTCGGTGTCTTTTCTAACAGACCGCGTACTTTATCAGTTAAAGCCTCTCAATATTCCCTCTTACTTAAAATTTCACGCAGTGCCTTCATTGAATTTTGGAAGAATTTTGCTGGTGTCGATGTGCAGTTACAAATTACTGACAGTATCATTACCCGATCCCAGTCCGTCATAAAACTTCTGTCAACAGACAAGCTTTGCCGGCATATTGCGATTATTCCCGCTACCGAGACTCCCATACCGGCTCACTTTATTGAACAATTGAAAGCGAATATTCAGGATAAACATCAGCTTATGGTTATCGAAGCCAACCCCTTAACCGAGAACAAGCAGTGTATTATTCAGGATGCGCTTGACCAAGCTGAGAATCAGAATAAAACCATCATTTTTATTCTGTCTGACGTTGCAATCCTTGAATATTATTTTAATATTCTTGCCTCTAAAGAAGGGACCATAATTCTCGAAAATATTGATGCCATTTTTTGTATAGCAAGCGGGCATCAGGAACCGCATTTAAATCAATTTGCCTCACGACTTTTAGGTGAGATGAATCTGCCTTTTGTTTCAAGAAAAGAATTAGTCCTCCTTCATGGCAAATTGAATGCCCTGCTTCCCGAAAAAACTTCATCCTGGCTCAGCTTGAGTTCATTTACACTGCATCATCAAATCCGTATGAGTTATCAAAAAGATTATCAGCGACTAATCCGTTTTATTATCGGCAAGCCTGTTGCATTGGTTTTAAGCGGTGGGGGCGCCAAAGGCTGGGCGGCATTAGGAACATTAAAAGCACTGTCGGAGGCCAATATCGATATCGATGCCATTGCCGGGACAAGTGCAGGCTCCCTGGTAGCGGCCGCTTATGCCCTGTATCAGGATTTTAATATCGTTCATCAAAAACTGCTGCCGCTAACAAAATTGGGACAGAAAAGCGTATCCTTTCTTAATCTTTCTTACCCGCTCGTATCAATCACCAATGGGAAGGAATTTACTGAAACTATCTATCAGATATTTGACAATCTGTATGCGGAAGATCTATGGCTGCCATTTTTCAGTATGGCCTGTAACTTAAATACGGGCAAGGAAGTCCGAGACGCAACAGGACTACTAAAAGATAATCTACGCTGCAGTTGCTCCCTTCCCCTGGTTTTCCCCCCGATGGTCAAAAATGGGCAATTATATGTCGATGGCGGTTTATTAAATAATCTTCCGGTTGATCAGATGCGCAGCCTGATTGGAAAACAAAGTTATATTATAGCAGTCAATCAGTCAGAAACAGCTGTGGATCACCATATCTATAATTTTCCCGCAATAGTCTCTTTTAAGATGGGTATTTTACGGCGAATTGGATTAAAATACCGTGAATGGGTCTATCCACCCTTACTGGAAACATTCTTAAAATCCTTGTTAGTCGGCTCAGTTGCGAAAACGGCTGCGAATTCCAAAGCAGCCAATTTACTCATTGAACCTCCCATGAACCATCTTCCCTTTCTCAACTTAAAGCAGGATAAGATCAAACAAGTGATTGATATTGGCTACGAAACAACAAAAAGCGCCCTTGGGAATGCTGATATAACACCCCTATAA
- a CDS encoding glycoside hydrolase family 5 protein, whose protein sequence is MLKIIPVVLLIPGFSYAASMTNEISGVGPGGSVKPYICIQNGNGAVTLPLAPGQSGDANAASGNQYYAGATLRFGGCSGNNTYLGYVGFSINNSGNNSVSSYNPPEGVHITYKDPKIDSQGLVTGQIDYTPIDANMNLPAAVPNSNWQFAGINLSGLEFGKTIDPVVVPNLSEADAAKANSDLKDTETFIKAGVNTVRIPISWGYVQLDGAGKGGINKAYYENYLRPLLQSLTHAKVNTILDLHAYMRYSKFGEEYSGCGPEGKCPDGTLVLDQNAYESVWGQLVDLIQKDDQIDKNYIMVDLVNEPVDIPDNKVFTIQADLIKYLRNKGFEGYILVEGNSWTGLHSWTTYQWTGSDGQVYSNASLFTRENFAEAGITDLSKVLINVHQYLDSDYSGTHNECLSDLTTKGPNGFNLDEFVDYLQENKLKAIVTEFGTGTNAASCTAPLQEFLQYLQDNSANGKDYGFAGWTIWSTGHGWGGYNLRVKPDSYQFNVMKNFL, encoded by the coding sequence ATGTTAAAGATAATACCTGTTGTTTTATTGATACCAGGCTTCAGTTATGCCGCTTCGATGACTAATGAGATCAGTGGTGTAGGACCTGGCGGCTCTGTAAAACCCTATATCTGTATTCAAAATGGAAATGGCGCAGTCACACTTCCTCTGGCGCCCGGTCAATCAGGGGATGCCAATGCAGCCTCAGGTAATCAGTACTATGCGGGGGCAACATTGCGTTTTGGCGGTTGTTCTGGAAATAACACTTATCTAGGCTACGTGGGATTTAGTATTAATAATTCCGGCAATAATTCTGTAAGCAGTTATAATCCTCCTGAAGGCGTTCATATTACCTATAAGGATCCTAAAATAGATAGCCAGGGATTAGTCACCGGGCAAATTGATTACACCCCTATTGATGCTAATATGAATCTGCCAGCCGCAGTGCCAAACAGTAATTGGCAGTTTGCCGGGATTAACTTATCTGGCCTGGAGTTTGGAAAAACCATTGATCCAGTGGTTGTCCCCAATCTGTCGGAAGCTGATGCAGCTAAAGCGAATTCTGACTTAAAAGATACTGAAACATTCATAAAGGCCGGCGTGAATACTGTAAGAATCCCCATCAGCTGGGGTTATGTGCAACTGGATGGCGCAGGCAAAGGCGGCATTAACAAGGCCTATTATGAAAACTATTTGCGCCCTTTGCTGCAAAGTCTTACTCATGCCAAAGTGAATACCATTCTCGATTTGCATGCCTATATGCGCTACTCCAAATTTGGGGAAGAATATTCCGGCTGTGGTCCGGAAGGAAAATGCCCGGATGGAACCCTTGTTCTTGATCAGAATGCTTATGAATCCGTCTGGGGGCAGTTAGTCGATCTGATTCAAAAGGATGACCAGATTGATAAAAACTATATCATGGTAGACCTGGTGAATGAACCAGTTGATATCCCCGATAACAAGGTATTTACGATTCAGGCCGATTTAATCAAATATCTGCGCAATAAAGGATTTGAGGGATATATTCTGGTAGAAGGCAACAGCTGGACAGGATTACACTCCTGGACTACCTACCAATGGACAGGCAGCGATGGCCAGGTTTATTCCAATGCCTCCCTGTTTACCCGTGAGAATTTTGCCGAGGCAGGCATTACTGATCTTTCAAAAGTTCTGATTAATGTGCATCAGTATCTGGATAGCGATTATAGCGGAACGCATAATGAATGCCTGTCGGATCTAACAACAAAAGGCCCAAATGGCTTCAACCTGGACGAGTTTGTTGATTATTTGCAGGAAAACAAATTAAAAGCAATTGTGACCGAATTCGGTACGGGCACTAATGCTGCCAGCTGTACAGCGCCCTTACAAGAGTTCTTGCAATACCTCCAGGATAATAGCGCCAACGGCAAGGATTATGGGTTTGCGGGATGGACCATCTGGTCTACAGGCCATGGCTGGGGCGGGTACAATCTGCGGGTTAAACCCGATTCTTATCAGTTTAATGTAATGAAAAACTTTCTGTAA
- a CDS encoding helix-turn-helix transcriptional regulator — protein MHQTCQLFASASSLEHLNGLLSDYLGNAGIHSFAVTYYHRHTKTGSRLIYDWVSPALKIWHQYYLEQGYADIDRTLEYSEKSLLPVYWSVKDQLENAKNKREQRIREESLTYGIETGLSIPVYGPQGDFIVLVLHQRHAENGLADWQEKQYEWMIIAAIYFQQLRHFLAHEAVKDANLTLREMQCLELTSQGLRLEAIAKLLEVSNRTVNFHLQNANKKLGVNNKYMAIIRWQEQQR, from the coding sequence ATGCATCAAACTTGTCAGCTATTTGCCAGCGCAAGCTCTCTGGAACATTTAAATGGCTTACTTTCTGACTATTTGGGAAATGCTGGTATCCATAGTTTTGCGGTGACCTATTACCATCGGCATACAAAAACTGGAAGCAGGCTTATCTATGATTGGGTAAGTCCTGCTTTAAAAATATGGCACCAATACTATCTAGAGCAAGGCTATGCAGATATCGACAGAACCCTGGAGTATTCCGAAAAATCCCTGCTGCCTGTTTACTGGAGTGTTAAAGATCAGTTAGAAAATGCTAAAAACAAACGCGAACAACGTATTCGCGAGGAATCGCTCACTTATGGAATTGAGACTGGCCTGAGTATTCCTGTCTATGGACCGCAGGGGGATTTTATTGTCCTGGTTTTGCATCAGCGGCATGCGGAAAACGGTTTGGCGGACTGGCAGGAAAAACAATATGAATGGATGATAATTGCCGCAATTTATTTCCAGCAGTTAAGGCATTTTCTGGCCCATGAAGCAGTGAAAGACGCTAACCTGACGCTGCGTGAAATGCAATGCCTTGAATTAACTTCCCAGGGGTTGAGGCTGGAAGCAATTGCCAAACTTCTTGAAGTGTCAAACCGGACTGTCAATTTCCATCTACAGAATGCCAATAAAAAATTGGGTGTCAACAATAAATACATGGCTATTATCCGCTGGCAGGAACAGCAACGATAG
- the dnaE gene encoding DNA polymerase III subunit alpha: MKSSFVHLRIHSEFSMIDGLVRMKPLMKAVIERGMNAVAVTDHCNLFAAVKLFKSAIDAGIKPIIGSDLSCHYADKPEEVSSLVLLCQNDQGYRNLTCLVSRAYQFGQYQGQPYIHYEWLTEHAEGLIALSGGRTGIIGKALISGDQDLAYTLAHHFNQLFPGRFYLEIQRTGRKDESFYNEAIVQMSQSLCIPLVATNDVRFVSQNDFHAHEARVCIHQGYTLADPRRTQEYSDKQYLRSAEEMEKLFADLPQALANTVEIAKRCTVKLELGQNYLPNFPIPDGSSEADYLSKLSREGLEERLIQIFRNEPPEVLQSKRDAYDQRLQVELDVINRMGFPGYFLIVADFIQWAKQNGVPVGPGRGSGAGSLVAYALKITDLDPLLYELLFERFLNPERVSMPDFDIDFCMEGRDRVIEYVAEKYGRQSVSQIITFGTMAAKAVVRDVGRVLGHPYGFVDKIAKLIPFEIGITLAKALQDEEELKRRYDEEEDVKELIDLAMKLEGITRNAGKHAGGVVIAPSTLTDFTAIYCEEGSSQIVSQFDKDDVEAAGLVKFDFLGLRTLTIIDWALQTVNQLRAAQQEPPIDIGLIPTDDSASFDLLKACQTTAVFQLESRGMKELIHRLQPDCFEDIIALVALFRPGPLQSGMVDDFIDRKHGRAKVEYPHPDLEPILKPTYGVILYQEQVMQIAQVLANYTLGAADMLRRAMGKKKPEEMAKQRAIFTEGAVGRGVEEATATYIFDLMEKFAGYGFNKSHSAAYALVAYQTAWLKAHFPAAFMAAVMSSDMDNTDKVVTFINECYQMKLNVLPPSINTSQFKFTVADNNTILYGLGAIKGVGESAISCIIQEREQAGAFTGLFDFCHRLDLRKVNRRVLEALIKCGAMDVWQQERSVLFASLEKALKIADAAQQNQNSGQTDLFSLIEDSSTKEDYQQARPWNQMQRLDGEKETLGLYFSGHPAGQYVEELKSNVTPISKLNPSGAKKAWICALLTGLRRVITKRGKKLVILSVEDVSGKMDVVVFSEVFDTVTTEIQNGMMLVIEGEISRDDFNGGIKMSASQILTIAEARIRFAKSLKLNLSFRDSEFIGELKSILKNHKGHCVTQVLYQAEKASVMLSLGTQYCVSPSDELLNMLRELLGNDNVRMCY; the protein is encoded by the coding sequence ATGAAATCCTCGTTTGTCCATTTACGCATTCATTCCGAGTTTTCGATGATTGATGGTTTAGTGAGAATGAAACCATTAATGAAGGCGGTAATTGAACGAGGCATGAACGCCGTTGCTGTGACTGACCACTGCAATTTATTCGCTGCAGTAAAGCTATTCAAATCCGCTATTGATGCAGGGATCAAGCCTATCATCGGCAGTGATTTAAGTTGTCATTATGCCGATAAACCCGAAGAAGTATCCTCATTGGTTTTGCTTTGTCAGAATGATCAGGGATATCGAAACCTGACCTGTCTAGTGTCCAGAGCCTATCAGTTTGGACAGTATCAGGGACAGCCGTATATTCATTATGAATGGTTGACCGAGCACGCAGAAGGTCTCATAGCGCTTTCTGGAGGGCGGACGGGAATAATCGGCAAAGCATTGATAAGCGGTGATCAGGATCTGGCTTATACCCTGGCACATCATTTTAATCAGCTATTTCCAGGACGTTTCTATTTGGAGATCCAGCGTACTGGAAGAAAGGATGAAAGTTTTTATAATGAAGCGATAGTACAAATGTCGCAAAGCCTCTGCATCCCGCTGGTAGCAACCAATGACGTCCGTTTTGTTTCTCAGAATGACTTCCATGCCCATGAGGCAAGAGTGTGCATTCATCAGGGTTATACCCTGGCTGATCCCAGACGTACCCAGGAATATAGTGATAAACAATATCTGCGCTCGGCTGAAGAAATGGAAAAGCTCTTTGCTGACTTGCCGCAGGCCCTGGCAAATACCGTTGAGATCGCCAAACGCTGCACTGTTAAACTTGAGTTGGGACAGAATTATCTCCCTAACTTCCCAATTCCGGATGGCTCCAGCGAAGCTGATTATTTATCCAAACTGTCGAGGGAAGGGCTTGAAGAACGTCTAATACAGATATTCCGTAATGAACCGCCAGAAGTACTACAAAGTAAACGGGATGCATATGACCAGCGTTTACAAGTTGAACTGGATGTAATTAATCGCATGGGGTTTCCCGGATACTTTCTCATCGTGGCGGATTTTATTCAATGGGCCAAGCAAAATGGCGTTCCTGTTGGACCGGGACGGGGGTCAGGGGCGGGTTCGCTGGTGGCCTATGCCCTGAAGATTACCGACTTGGATCCGCTGCTCTATGAACTACTGTTTGAGCGGTTTTTGAATCCCGAACGGGTTTCCATGCCGGACTTTGACATCGATTTTTGTATGGAAGGACGCGATCGGGTTATTGAATATGTGGCTGAAAAATACGGACGGCAGAGCGTTTCCCAGATTATTACTTTTGGAACTATGGCCGCCAAAGCGGTTGTGCGTGATGTGGGGCGTGTCCTGGGACACCCCTATGGATTTGTTGATAAAATTGCCAAACTGATCCCTTTTGAGATTGGGATAACGCTGGCAAAAGCACTTCAGGATGAGGAAGAGCTCAAACGCCGCTATGACGAGGAAGAGGACGTTAAAGAGCTGATTGATTTGGCAATGAAACTTGAAGGAATTACCCGAAACGCCGGTAAGCATGCCGGAGGTGTGGTCATTGCGCCTTCAACCTTGACTGATTTTACTGCCATCTACTGCGAAGAAGGCTCTTCCCAGATTGTCAGCCAGTTTGATAAGGATGATGTGGAAGCCGCCGGTCTGGTAAAGTTCGACTTTCTCGGTTTGCGAACACTGACTATTATTGATTGGGCTTTGCAGACTGTTAATCAGCTAAGAGCAGCACAACAGGAACCGCCGATCGATATTGGCTTAATCCCTACCGATGATTCAGCAAGTTTTGATTTATTAAAAGCCTGTCAGACAACTGCGGTTTTCCAGCTGGAATCGCGCGGTATGAAAGAATTGATCCATCGTCTCCAGCCTGACTGTTTTGAAGACATTATTGCCTTAGTGGCCTTATTCCGGCCAGGTCCTTTGCAATCCGGGATGGTGGATGATTTTATTGACCGTAAACATGGCCGCGCCAAAGTGGAATACCCCCATCCGGATTTGGAGCCTATTCTAAAGCCGACTTATGGAGTTATCCTCTACCAGGAGCAGGTGATGCAGATTGCTCAGGTGCTGGCTAATTATACGCTGGGAGCTGCCGACATGCTGCGCCGTGCAATGGGGAAAAAGAAGCCTGAGGAAATGGCAAAGCAGAGGGCTATTTTTACTGAGGGTGCTGTGGGACGGGGGGTCGAGGAGGCCACTGCAACTTACATTTTCGATTTGATGGAAAAGTTTGCCGGTTATGGATTTAACAAGTCGCATTCGGCTGCCTATGCATTGGTTGCTTATCAGACTGCCTGGCTCAAGGCTCATTTTCCTGCCGCGTTTATGGCCGCGGTAATGTCCTCGGATATGGACAATACCGATAAAGTGGTCACGTTTATCAATGAATGTTATCAGATGAAACTAAACGTGCTGCCGCCTTCAATCAATACCTCGCAATTCAAATTTACTGTGGCGGATAACAATACGATTTTGTACGGTTTGGGGGCTATCAAGGGAGTGGGGGAATCTGCAATCAGTTGTATTATTCAGGAGCGCGAGCAGGCGGGAGCGTTTACCGGCTTATTTGATTTTTGCCATCGGCTCGATCTTCGAAAAGTGAATCGCCGCGTTCTGGAAGCGCTCATCAAATGCGGGGCAATGGATGTCTGGCAGCAGGAGCGATCCGTATTATTTGCCTCGCTGGAAAAGGCGCTGAAAATTGCGGATGCCGCGCAGCAGAATCAAAATAGCGGCCAGACTGATTTATTTTCCCTGATTGAGGATTCCTCAACAAAGGAAGATTATCAACAGGCTCGTCCCTGGAACCAGATGCAGCGTCTTGATGGCGAAAAAGAAACGTTGGGGTTATATTTTAGCGGACACCCGGCGGGGCAGTATGTTGAGGAATTAAAGAGCAATGTGACACCGATTAGTAAGTTAAATCCAAGCGGCGCAAAAAAGGCCTGGATTTGTGCGTTACTCACCGGACTGCGGCGTGTCATAACCAAGCGTGGGAAAAAACTGGTTATTCTGTCGGTTGAAGATGTGTCAGGTAAAATGGATGTGGTTGTTTTTTCAGAGGTTTTTGATACAGTAACTACAGAAATCCAAAACGGCATGATGCTCGTGATCGAGGGAGAAATTAGCCGGGACGATTTTAACGGCGGTATAAAAATGTCTGCCAGCCAGATTTTAACTATAGCAGAAGCGCGAATCCGCTTTGCCAAATCTTTGAAATTGAATCTCAGCTTCAGAGATAGTGAGTTCATAGGCGAACTAAAATCGATATTAAAAAATCACAAGGGTCATTGTGTAACTCAGGTTTTGTACCAGGCAGAGAAAGCCAGCGTAATGTTAAGCCTGGGTACGCAATACTGTGTTTCACCCAGTGACGAATTATTGAATATGCTGCGGGAATTGCTAGGTAATGACAATGTAAGAATGTGTTATTAA
- a CDS encoding sigma-54 dependent transcriptional regulator, with amino-acid sequence MLGNETVFVIDEDEIRRDKLRVILDFIGRPCSVLDFETFVQIKNLQGQIAIVGVQSQNRLEDALNQLAAREPLVPVILIDPPVSQTISKIRNVIAALEFPFTYHQILESLHKCQIVLERQHTKREDGNQPMLFRSLVGNSESIRQVRKLIAQVANSEANVLILGESGTGKEVVARNIHALSERAGKPFIPINCGAIPAELLESELFGHEKGAFTGAITSRQGRFELANGGTLFLDEIGDMPLAMQVKLLRVLQERCFERVGSNKSIDVDVRILAATHRNLEQAIKEGKFREDLFYRLNVFPIDVPPLHARKDDLPLLINELVARIEGEGKPGVRLLPSALEVLEHYQWPGNVRELANLIERLSILYPNGIVDIADLPSRFKAGTRSPGIIGSERETLLNIMGQEQGADGIDLKEHLEKTEVALISQALNESDWVVAHAANYLNMRRTTLVEKMRKYGLTRPERLQS; translated from the coding sequence ATGCTTGGTAATGAGACTGTGTTTGTGATTGATGAAGATGAGATACGTCGAGACAAACTCAGGGTCATTCTTGATTTTATTGGCAGGCCTTGTTCTGTTCTTGATTTTGAGACTTTCGTTCAAATAAAGAATCTGCAAGGGCAAATTGCAATAGTTGGTGTTCAGTCACAGAATCGGCTGGAAGATGCACTCAATCAACTGGCCGCGAGAGAGCCGCTGGTGCCGGTCATCTTGATAGATCCACCCGTTTCCCAGACCATTTCAAAAATTCGTAACGTAATTGCCGCGCTTGAGTTTCCATTCACGTACCATCAGATTCTTGAGTCCCTGCACAAATGCCAGATTGTTCTTGAACGTCAGCATACGAAACGGGAAGATGGCAATCAACCCATGTTATTCCGAAGTCTGGTGGGGAATAGTGAATCTATCCGGCAGGTACGCAAGCTCATTGCTCAGGTTGCCAACAGCGAAGCGAATGTTCTCATTCTCGGTGAATCGGGAACCGGCAAAGAGGTCGTTGCACGAAATATCCACGCGCTTTCCGAGCGAGCTGGAAAACCCTTTATTCCCATAAATTGCGGAGCAATTCCCGCTGAATTATTGGAAAGTGAATTATTTGGTCATGAGAAAGGCGCATTCACCGGGGCAATTACCTCCCGACAGGGACGCTTTGAACTGGCAAATGGAGGGACCTTATTTCTGGATGAGATTGGCGATATGCCTCTGGCTATGCAGGTCAAGCTTTTGAGAGTATTGCAGGAGCGGTGTTTTGAGCGGGTAGGCAGCAATAAAAGTATCGATGTCGATGTACGCATCCTTGCTGCAACACATCGTAATCTGGAGCAGGCGATAAAAGAAGGGAAGTTTCGCGAGGATTTATTTTACCGTCTGAATGTTTTTCCTATTGATGTGCCGCCATTGCATGCGCGAAAAGATGACTTGCCTTTGCTAATCAACGAGCTTGTCGCCAGAATTGAAGGGGAGGGTAAACCCGGGGTGCGCTTATTACCCTCTGCTCTGGAAGTATTAGAGCATTATCAGTGGCCGGGTAATGTCCGAGAACTGGCCAATTTAATTGAACGTTTAAGTATATTATATCCTAATGGAATCGTAGATATTGCGGATTTGCCAAGCCGATTTAAAGCAGGCACCCGCTCCCCGGGGATAATTGGATCTGAACGAGAAACGCTTCTGAATATTATGGGCCAGGAGCAGGGCGCCGATGGGATTGATTTGAAGGAGCATCTGGAGAAAACAGAAGTTGCTTTGATAAGCCAGGCATTAAACGAGTCCGATTGGGTTGTCGCCCATGCTGCAAATTATTTGAATATGCGGCGCACCACATTGGTGGAAAAAATGAGAAAATACGGGTTGACCAGGCCAGAAAGACTACAGTCTTAG
- the sohB gene encoding protease SohB produces MEFLAQYGMFLLKSLTIVISFLLAMAGIVAISKKPRPKLEIISLNKQYDEIRQLMLKKVTGKAEKKKKIKKSALAEKPSLYVLQFHGDIKASEVEQLRDSITAVLSIAGNKDEVLLQLESPGGAVNGYGLAASQLLRIRDQKIPLTVCIDKVAASGGYLMACIADKIVAAPFSIVGSIGVVSQIPNFHRWLKKHNIDIELITAGEYKRTLTLLGENTEKGRQKFQEDLEKIHQAFREFVLQNRGQINIDQVSTGEHWLALDALNLRLVDELKTSDEIITEKLNQFNVFKVVTHHRQSVVGKLLKPAAKILHPWA; encoded by the coding sequence ATGGAATTTCTTGCCCAGTACGGGATGTTTCTCTTGAAGAGTCTTACTATTGTGATCAGTTTTTTACTTGCCATGGCTGGAATTGTGGCAATTAGTAAAAAACCGAGACCTAAGCTTGAGATTATTTCGCTCAACAAGCAATATGACGAAATCAGGCAACTAATGCTGAAAAAAGTCACCGGTAAAGCGGAGAAGAAAAAGAAAATAAAAAAATCCGCGCTTGCAGAGAAACCATCATTGTACGTTCTGCAATTTCATGGAGACATTAAAGCCTCTGAGGTTGAACAGTTACGCGACAGCATCACGGCAGTTTTATCGATTGCAGGCAATAAAGACGAAGTATTGCTTCAACTGGAAAGCCCCGGCGGCGCAGTGAATGGCTATGGTCTGGCTGCCTCTCAATTACTTCGCATTCGAGACCAGAAAATTCCCCTAACGGTTTGTATTGATAAGGTAGCAGCCAGCGGCGGATATCTGATGGCCTGCATAGCGGATAAAATCGTTGCGGCACCTTTTTCCATTGTCGGCTCAATTGGCGTGGTATCTCAAATTCCGAATTTTCATCGCTGGCTTAAAAAACATAACATTGACATAGAACTAATCACCGCTGGCGAATATAAACGAACACTGACGTTACTCGGGGAAAATACAGAAAAAGGCAGACAAAAATTCCAGGAAGATTTGGAAAAAATCCACCAGGCTTTCCGTGAGTTTGTATTACAGAATCGCGGACAAATCAATATTGACCAGGTATCAACCGGCGAGCACTGGTTGGCCCTTGACGCCTTAAATCTGAGGCTGGTCGATGAATTGAAAACCAGCGATGAGATTATTACTGAAAAATTAAACCAGTTTAATGTGTTTAAAGTGGTTACCCACCATCGACAATCGGTAGTTGGCAAACTGCTAAAACCAGCCGCTAAAATCTTGCATCCCTGGGCATAA
- the ccmA gene encoding cytochrome c biogenesis heme-transporting ATPase CcmA yields the protein MLSVSALGFEYEDQQLFENVDFSLARGQLLHLQGANGSGKTTLLRLMAGLIQPAKGDIVFNGQSIFEDLPFYHRHICYVGHKSGLSPLLTVRENCRYDLHWQSQHDLYEIISRLELIEVADKPVSQLSAGQKRRAGLIRILMAKADLWLLDEPLTALDELSIGCLASCLNQHLQRGGLVVMTSHQQLPQQLTPNVEYCL from the coding sequence ATGCTCAGCGTCTCTGCATTAGGCTTCGAATACGAAGACCAGCAATTATTCGAAAATGTCGATTTTTCACTTGCCCGCGGGCAATTATTGCATCTGCAAGGTGCAAACGGCTCAGGAAAGACGACTCTTTTACGTCTAATGGCTGGACTGATTCAGCCAGCCAAGGGCGATATTGTTTTTAACGGCCAATCCATCTTTGAGGATTTACCTTTCTATCATCGGCATATTTGCTATGTAGGACATAAATCTGGTCTTAGTCCTCTATTAACAGTCCGGGAAAATTGCCGTTATGATTTACATTGGCAGAGCCAGCATGATTTGTATGAAATCATTTCCCGCCTGGAGTTAATAGAAGTTGCTGACAAGCCTGTCTCACAGCTCTCAGCAGGGCAGAAACGGCGTGCAGGGCTTATCCGAATTTTAATGGCAAAAGCAGATCTATGGCTACTTGATGAGCCATTAACTGCTCTGGATGAGTTATCTATTGGTTGTCTGGCGAGTTGTTTGAACCAGCATTTGCAGCGGGGCGGCCTGGTGGTAATGACCTCTCATCAACAACTACCTCAGCAATTAACCCCGAATGTGGAGTACTGTCTCTAA